The proteins below come from a single Roseiflexus sp. RS-1 genomic window:
- a CDS encoding tetratricopeptide repeat protein → MTHRSQARIFLLIILALALGLRLILWSQPLHEPANDEVEYITVARDLLEGRGWSFYEQYHWLRAPLYPLFLAASWRLVGDDGWPYATRALHLAALPNILLSVVSVYLTYALTMRLVKHQQSALLAALIAAVLWTNATFASLYMSETLFTVLFQVGMLMLLHAADQQPASQRWLLVIAAGAALGLAALTRSLALLFLLVAALWLAFQVLRRNPSGDVRRRLTVPLLTATLFLLSTGMVIAPWTIRNYQAYGGFILIETGLSYNLWVFNEPREDRDTIHRILEGISNPVERSNYATARGLERLREDPAILVRKLWPNWVFLARVKPIQDRFLMEHYVADVDLPLFVAALISDDLLYLLITIGAIIGLAHAVRIRNTPSDQQFHQSCHLPVAPAVLCLLWIGYAIATMLLTHGEARYRHFLFPTLIPYAAWTFTILTQRIACFERRRLLMIAPLVCIFLWTVLTAYPWAWAGENLARGSRALIGDVWMALGAPDRAARAYLSALSVKATPDGWLRLGHAHLARGEIAQARIAYRAAWDASRVYFIASARLGDLERSLGNLDEARRAFAGYYADEQRVTDWSWRMLGRDPPSSLDVGDGLDFGYVGGVYPAEELQGVRARWSAGRALLRLGSATTNTQALLTLRLAAPHPERNAVPARICVDGTCRSISLSADWRTCTFIVNPQHTTILVEVESPTFTAADGRRLGVLIDRAHLTVLVAGSE, encoded by the coding sequence ATGACGCATCGATCGCAGGCGCGTATCTTCCTGTTGATCATCCTCGCACTCGCGCTGGGATTACGTCTCATCCTCTGGAGTCAACCGCTCCACGAGCCAGCCAACGATGAGGTTGAATACATCACTGTTGCGCGCGACCTGCTAGAAGGGCGCGGATGGTCGTTCTACGAGCAGTACCACTGGTTGCGCGCTCCCCTCTACCCGTTGTTCCTGGCAGCATCCTGGCGGCTTGTGGGCGACGATGGCTGGCCCTATGCCACGCGTGCGTTGCATCTGGCAGCGCTGCCCAACATTCTGCTCAGCGTCGTGAGCGTGTACCTCACGTACGCACTGACCATGCGACTGGTAAAGCACCAGCAATCAGCACTGCTAGCAGCGTTGATCGCCGCCGTCCTCTGGACGAACGCCACATTTGCCAGTCTGTACATGTCTGAGACGCTCTTTACCGTGCTGTTTCAGGTCGGAATGCTGATGCTCCTCCATGCAGCGGATCAACAACCGGCATCGCAACGCTGGCTGCTAGTCATCGCCGCAGGAGCGGCGCTGGGACTCGCTGCACTGACCCGGTCGCTGGCACTCCTGTTCCTGCTCGTCGCGGCGCTCTGGCTGGCGTTTCAGGTTTTACGGCGAAACCCGTCCGGCGATGTTCGACGCCGGTTGACGGTGCCACTGTTGACCGCGACCCTCTTTTTGCTGAGCACCGGAATGGTCATCGCACCCTGGACGATCCGCAACTACCAGGCATACGGCGGGTTCATCCTGATCGAAACCGGGCTATCGTACAACCTGTGGGTCTTCAACGAACCGCGCGAAGACCGCGATACTATCCATCGGATACTTGAAGGCATCAGCAACCCGGTCGAGCGGTCGAACTATGCGACTGCACGCGGATTGGAGCGTCTGCGTGAAGACCCGGCGATTCTGGTGCGGAAACTCTGGCCCAACTGGGTCTTTCTGGCGCGCGTCAAACCGATCCAGGATCGCTTCCTGATGGAACATTACGTTGCCGACGTTGATCTGCCGCTGTTCGTCGCCGCCCTGATCTCCGACGATCTGCTGTATCTCCTGATCACGATCGGCGCGATCATTGGTCTGGCGCACGCAGTGCGCATACGCAACACACCATCCGATCAGCAGTTCCACCAATCCTGTCATCTGCCGGTTGCTCCGGCTGTGCTCTGCCTGCTCTGGATCGGCTACGCGATTGCGACGATGCTGCTCACCCACGGTGAAGCGCGCTACCGACACTTCCTCTTTCCGACACTCATCCCATACGCAGCATGGACGTTCACCATACTGACGCAGCGCATCGCCTGTTTTGAGCGTCGGCGTCTGCTGATGATCGCACCGCTGGTCTGCATCTTTCTCTGGACGGTGCTGACCGCCTACCCGTGGGCGTGGGCCGGCGAAAACCTGGCGCGCGGCAGTCGCGCACTGATCGGTGACGTATGGATGGCGCTGGGCGCGCCGGATCGCGCAGCGCGCGCCTACCTGAGCGCACTGAGCGTCAAAGCGACGCCTGATGGATGGCTGCGCCTGGGACATGCGCATCTGGCGCGCGGCGAGATTGCGCAGGCGCGCATTGCGTACCGCGCAGCATGGGACGCGAGCCGGGTGTACTTTATCGCCAGCGCCCGTCTCGGTGATCTGGAACGTTCACTCGGAAATCTGGACGAAGCGCGACGCGCATTTGCCGGGTATTACGCCGACGAACAGCGCGTCACCGACTGGTCGTGGCGGATGCTGGGGCGCGATCCGCCGTCATCCCTGGACGTCGGCGACGGACTCGACTTCGGGTACGTTGGCGGCGTCTATCCGGCTGAAGAACTTCAGGGCGTGCGGGCGCGCTGGAGCGCGGGACGCGCACTGTTGCGGCTCGGCAGCGCCACAACGAACACGCAGGCGCTGCTCACCCTGCGCCTGGCGGCGCCGCACCCTGAACGGAACGCCGTCCCTGCACGTATTTGCGTTGATGGAACCTGTCGCAGTATCTCCCTGAGCGCTGACTGGCGCACGTGCACCTTCATCGTGAATCCACAGCACACGACAATCCTTGTTGAAGTGGAGAGTCCGACGTTCACGGCTGCCGACGGGCGTCGGCTGGGGGTGCTGATCGACCGCGCGCATCTGACGGTGCTCGTTGCCGGGTCAGAGTGA